Proteins from one Planctomyces sp. SH-PL62 genomic window:
- a CDS encoding ARPP-1 family domain-containing protein, producing the protein MTMLPELRIGDPIRHEALTVFPLFSPPDEAVDYLLSDEAIGAGTVTVEEVDEGGSVPQLLVNNAGDSSVLFLEGEELRGAKQNRVLNTSVLVAARSKTKIPVSCVEQGRWRYRSRQFAPSETHSSSKLRRSLKETVTRSARAGLGHASDQGAVWKEVARQMNALDATSETRSMADTYEHHRARLDEFRDRLGYVEGANGVAVAIGPEVVAVDLFDRPATCRKVWARLLSGVVMDALEAGSPAKTAEAADVESLLARLRAAEWESVPAVGEGLEYRTDSVPPAHASSLVLGDTIVHGSVVVGA; encoded by the coding sequence ATGACGATGCTCCCCGAACTCCGCATCGGAGACCCGATCCGCCACGAAGCCCTGACCGTCTTCCCGCTGTTCTCGCCCCCGGATGAGGCCGTCGACTACCTCCTCTCCGACGAGGCGATCGGCGCGGGGACGGTCACTGTGGAGGAGGTCGACGAGGGGGGCTCCGTCCCCCAGCTCCTCGTCAACAACGCCGGCGACTCATCCGTCCTCTTCCTCGAAGGCGAGGAGTTGCGGGGGGCCAAGCAGAACCGGGTGCTGAACACATCGGTGCTGGTCGCCGCCAGGAGCAAGACCAAGATCCCGGTGAGCTGCGTCGAGCAAGGCCGTTGGCGCTACCGCTCTCGTCAGTTCGCCCCGAGCGAAACCCATTCCTCCTCGAAGCTTCGGCGAAGCCTGAAGGAGACGGTCACCCGCTCGGCCAGGGCGGGCCTCGGCCACGCGTCGGACCAGGGGGCCGTCTGGAAGGAGGTCGCCCGTCAGATGAACGCGCTCGACGCGACGTCCGAGACGAGGTCCATGGCGGATACCTACGAGCACCACCGGGCCCGCCTGGACGAATTCCGCGACCGCCTGGGGTACGTCGAGGGGGCGAACGGCGTCGCGGTGGCGATCGGGCCGGAAGTCGTCGCCGTCGACCTGTTCGACCGCCCCGCGACCTGTCGCAAGGTCTGGGCCCGCCTGCTGAGCGGGGTCGTCATGGACGCGCTGGAGGCGGGCTCTCCGGCCAAAACCGCCGAGGCGGCCGACGTGGAGAGCCTCCTCGCCCGGCTTCGCGCCGCCGAGTGGGAATCGGTCCCGGCGGTCGGCGAGGGGCTCGAATATCGCACGGATTCCGTGCCGCCGGCCCACGCCTCCTCGCTGGTCCTCGGCGACACGATCGTACACGGCAGCGTCGTCGTGGGGGCCTGA
- a CDS encoding PHP domain-containing protein, with protein MRRSISRPALFLVLGLASSMTPAQAAPPADAPTAAAEPRWHKGNLHTHSLWSDGDDYPEMIVDWYARRGYQFLALSDHNTIGQGEKWLSVAAADKRAGHPGFDRYLKTFGEAWIETRTEGGDRQVRLKPLSEYRTLFEQPGRFLLIQGEEITDRFESKPIHMNATNLLELIKPQGGRSVPEVMANNLAAIEEQSKRLGRPILGHLNHPNFGYGITAEELAIVTKERFFEIYNGHPDVHQQGDEHHADLDRMWDVINTLRIADLDAAPVYGLGTDDSHHYFDGSSSPGRGWVMVRARFLTPESIINAIAAGDFYASSGVTLNDVRFDAESKTLSLEIEPQGDAAYTTRFIGTPQGYDRSRKPVQEKDGKPLAVTQRYSEDVGKVLATVEGLKAEYKLTGDELYVRAVVTANQAPANPSFPGQMAQAWTQPVGWQGRLASDVDAAAPATK; from the coding sequence ATGCGCAGATCGATCTCCCGGCCGGCCCTCTTCCTGGTCCTCGGCCTCGCGTCTTCGATGACTCCGGCGCAGGCGGCCCCGCCCGCCGACGCGCCGACGGCCGCCGCCGAGCCCCGTTGGCACAAGGGGAACCTGCACACCCACTCGCTCTGGAGCGACGGCGACGACTACCCGGAGATGATCGTCGACTGGTACGCTCGACGCGGCTACCAGTTCCTCGCCCTCTCCGACCACAACACCATCGGCCAGGGCGAGAAGTGGCTGAGCGTGGCCGCGGCCGACAAGCGGGCCGGGCACCCCGGATTCGACCGCTACCTCAAGACGTTCGGCGAAGCCTGGATCGAGACCCGCACCGAGGGGGGGGACAGGCAGGTCCGGCTCAAGCCCCTGAGCGAATATCGCACGCTCTTCGAACAGCCCGGCCGCTTCCTGCTGATCCAGGGCGAGGAGATCACCGACCGCTTCGAATCCAAGCCGATCCACATGAACGCCACCAACCTGCTGGAGCTGATCAAGCCCCAGGGGGGGCGGAGCGTCCCCGAGGTCATGGCCAACAACCTGGCCGCGATCGAGGAACAATCCAAACGCCTGGGCCGCCCGATTTTGGGCCACCTGAACCACCCCAACTTCGGCTACGGGATCACCGCCGAGGAGCTGGCGATCGTCACCAAGGAGCGGTTCTTCGAGATCTACAACGGCCACCCCGACGTCCACCAGCAGGGCGACGAGCACCACGCCGACCTGGATCGGATGTGGGACGTCATCAACACCCTGCGCATCGCCGATCTGGATGCGGCCCCCGTCTACGGCCTGGGGACCGACGACTCGCACCACTACTTCGACGGCTCCTCGTCGCCCGGCCGGGGCTGGGTCATGGTCCGCGCCCGCTTCCTGACCCCGGAGTCGATCATCAACGCGATCGCCGCCGGCGACTTCTACGCCTCCAGCGGCGTCACGCTGAACGACGTCCGCTTCGACGCGGAATCGAAGACGCTCAGCCTGGAGATCGAGCCCCAGGGGGACGCCGCCTACACCACCAGGTTCATCGGCACGCCCCAGGGCTACGACCGCTCCCGGAAGCCCGTCCAGGAGAAGGACGGCAAGCCCCTGGCGGTCACCCAGCGCTACTCGGAAGACGTGGGCAAGGTCCTGGCGACCGTCGAAGGGCTCAAGGCCGAGTACAAGCTGACCGGCGACGAACTCTACGTCCGCGCCGTGGTCACCGCGAACCAGGCCCCCGCGAACCCCTCGTTCCCCGGCCAGATGGCGCAGGCGTGGACCCAGCCGGTCGGCTGGCAGGGACGGCTCGCCTCCGACGTGGACGCCGCCGCACCCGCCACGAAATAA
- a CDS encoding DUF1559 domain-containing protein, protein MNRRSGFTLIELLVVIAIIAVLIALLLPAVQSAREAARRAQCVNNFKQFGIALHNYHDVQGAFPIGRSLNVATGATNDISHQARLLPYMEQTSVTNSLNFSLASQHAANSTALVTSIASFLCPSDAATQLPTGWAGINYRANCGTSIVNSFGAQDSSQVNVAMPPPNGLLFTDYAVRLSDVTDGTSNTAALSEHVKGDFSNTISTEISDTYRPGTYPATADEAYQMCLAVDIRDLTMQGNSNVGAPWLTDNHTSTRYYHGSPPNSRACMFPPSRISTTANSRHSGGVNVGLADGSVRFVKSAISLPAWRALGTRNGGEVLSSDSY, encoded by the coding sequence ATGAATCGTCGTAGCGGCTTCACGCTCATCGAGCTTCTGGTGGTGATCGCGATCATCGCCGTGCTGATCGCCCTGCTCCTGCCGGCCGTGCAGTCGGCCCGCGAGGCCGCCCGGCGCGCCCAGTGCGTCAACAACTTCAAGCAGTTCGGGATCGCGCTGCACAACTATCACGACGTCCAGGGGGCGTTCCCGATCGGTCGAAGCCTGAACGTGGCGACCGGCGCCACGAACGACATCTCGCATCAGGCCCGGCTGCTCCCGTACATGGAGCAGACGAGCGTCACGAACTCGCTGAACTTCAGCCTCGCCTCGCAGCACGCGGCGAACTCGACGGCCCTGGTGACGAGCATCGCCAGCTTCCTCTGCCCCAGCGACGCGGCGACCCAGCTCCCCACGGGCTGGGCCGGGATCAACTATCGCGCGAACTGCGGGACCAGCATCGTCAACTCGTTCGGCGCGCAGGACTCGTCGCAGGTCAACGTCGCGATGCCGCCGCCCAACGGGCTGCTGTTCACCGATTATGCCGTGCGGCTCTCCGACGTGACCGACGGAACGAGCAACACGGCCGCCCTGAGCGAGCACGTCAAGGGGGACTTCAGCAACACCATCTCCACCGAGATCTCCGACACCTACCGGCCCGGCACCTACCCGGCCACCGCGGACGAGGCCTACCAGATGTGCCTGGCGGTCGACATCCGCGACCTGACGATGCAGGGGAACTCGAACGTCGGCGCGCCGTGGCTGACCGACAACCACACGTCGACGCGCTATTACCACGGCAGCCCGCCCAACTCCCGGGCGTGCATGTTCCCCCCCTCGCGGATCAGCACCACCGCCAACAGCCGCCACTCCGGCGGCGTCAACGTGGGCCTGGCGGACGGCTCGGTCCGGTTCGTCAAGTCGGCGATCAGCCTCCCCGCGTGGCGCGCCCTGGGCACCCGCAACGGCGGCGAGGTCCTCAGCAGCGACAGCTATTGA
- a CDS encoding carboxymuconolactone decarboxylase family protein, whose product MKNRLCSMLAASLIAAAPAASASADESPAAGGPSKVAATRQELKEQLERSKESRPRLPLPPPTESEIAEAKARSESARAGAGASPRGMGGGIVNNGRLRQIHIDPDLLGSGSMGSREPDPAMTLDGTFKTMLFWIVSRANNCTYCQGHQEVKLAGDGVGEDSIAALDGDWSEFSPAQRAAFAFTRKLTYEPYALTDADLDRLREHYNDLQILEIVMTVAGNNATNRWTGPLAIPQEKHRVFLTPTAEKYKTMRSLVAPIDPNAVCAKPASRGELESRAEVEKALEAARLRDPRLPLATDDQARSLLSSEPSRPGVQPQWLRLLGNFPKGGKRLADSLTRAETKGKLSPSLKAKIAWVGARHDRAWYALGHAKQRLNDLGLSDDQVFALDRADFDSPANEQAALALVRKITEDPALITDADVEAVRKHFSDSETAEVVYLATQAAAFDRLTEAAGLRLE is encoded by the coding sequence ATGAAGAATCGACTGTGTTCGATGCTCGCCGCGTCCCTGATCGCGGCCGCGCCCGCCGCCTCGGCGTCGGCGGACGAATCCCCGGCGGCGGGCGGTCCGTCGAAGGTCGCCGCGACGCGGCAGGAATTGAAGGAGCAACTCGAACGCTCGAAGGAGTCGCGGCCTCGGCTGCCGCTTCCGCCGCCGACCGAGTCTGAGATCGCCGAGGCGAAGGCGAGGTCCGAGTCGGCGAGGGCCGGGGCCGGGGCCTCCCCGCGCGGGATGGGGGGCGGAATCGTCAACAACGGCCGCTTGCGGCAGATCCACATCGACCCCGATCTCCTCGGCTCCGGAAGCATGGGGTCGCGCGAGCCCGACCCGGCGATGACCCTCGACGGCACGTTCAAGACGATGCTGTTCTGGATCGTCTCGCGAGCGAACAACTGCACCTACTGCCAGGGACATCAGGAGGTCAAGCTCGCGGGCGACGGCGTGGGGGAGGACTCGATCGCCGCGCTCGACGGCGACTGGTCGGAATTCAGCCCCGCCCAACGCGCCGCGTTCGCCTTCACGCGCAAGTTGACTTATGAGCCGTACGCGTTGACCGACGCCGACCTCGACCGGCTGCGCGAGCACTACAATGATCTCCAGATCCTCGAGATCGTCATGACGGTGGCGGGCAACAACGCCACCAACCGCTGGACCGGGCCGCTGGCGATCCCCCAGGAGAAGCATCGGGTCTTCCTGACGCCGACGGCCGAGAAGTACAAGACGATGCGCAGCCTCGTGGCCCCGATCGACCCGAACGCGGTCTGCGCCAAGCCGGCGTCGCGCGGCGAGTTGGAGTCCCGGGCCGAGGTCGAGAAGGCCCTGGAAGCCGCCCGCCTGCGCGACCCGCGCCTGCCGCTGGCGACGGACGACCAGGCTCGCTCGCTGCTCTCCTCAGAACCGTCGCGGCCGGGGGTCCAGCCGCAATGGCTTCGGCTCCTCGGGAACTTCCCCAAGGGGGGCAAGCGGCTGGCCGACTCCCTCACCCGCGCCGAGACGAAAGGCAAGCTGAGCCCGAGCCTCAAGGCCAAGATCGCCTGGGTCGGGGCCCGTCACGATCGCGCCTGGTACGCCCTGGGGCACGCCAAGCAGCGTCTCAACGACCTGGGGCTGTCCGACGACCAGGTCTTCGCGCTGGATCGGGCCGATTTCGACAGCCCGGCGAATGAGCAGGCGGCGCTCGCCCTCGTCCGCAAGATCACGGAGGACCCGGCGCTGATCACCGACGCCGACGTCGAGGCCGTGCGCAAGCACTTCTCCGATTCCGAGACCGCCGAGGTGGTCTATCTCGCCACCCAGGCCGCGGCCTTCGATCGGCTGACCGAGGCCGCCGGACTGCGTCTGGAATAA
- a CDS encoding DUF1501 domain-containing protein, with translation MNDRSMNRRTLLRRGSALAAAGGLGLRHRLSLAAAANEGHPLAPRPGHFPAKAKHMIVFFMTGGFSHLDTFDYKPKLQKDHDKAVGARKVLASPYAFRPRGESGKMVSELFEHVGGVVDDVCFLHTVHGDSAGHSAATLGMHTGSVTIPLPSLGSWISYGLGTLNTNLPSFVVLAAKEPYNGFQVWDANFLPGYHKGVRVIPGPNPLPDVTSPVPSVSRRDLEARMLRDLNEAHLSARDADGLLASRMTTFDTAYGLMREAPEAFDLGRESRATLDLYGASADAPDSFAAQCLTARRLVERGVRVVELFDVGSNTNWDSHNNIDDHRALSRNIDRPIAALIADLKSRGLLDETLIVGCSEFGRTPWQDLTPRGRGHHSRCFTCFLVGGGAKGGYSHGVSDEYGDGPAEDPVHVHDFHATILHLMGLDHTRLTYRYSGRDFRLTDVHGEVVKPVIA, from the coding sequence ATGAACGACCGATCGATGAATCGCCGCACGTTGCTCCGTCGCGGCTCGGCGCTGGCCGCGGCCGGCGGTCTGGGACTCCGCCACCGACTCTCACTCGCCGCCGCCGCCAACGAGGGCCACCCGCTGGCGCCCCGGCCGGGCCATTTCCCGGCCAAGGCGAAGCACATGATCGTGTTCTTCATGACGGGCGGGTTCTCCCACCTGGACACCTTCGACTACAAGCCGAAGCTCCAGAAGGACCACGACAAGGCCGTGGGCGCGCGGAAGGTCCTGGCCTCCCCCTACGCCTTCCGCCCCCGCGGCGAGTCCGGCAAGATGGTCAGCGAGCTGTTCGAGCACGTCGGCGGGGTCGTCGACGACGTCTGCTTCCTGCACACCGTCCACGGCGACTCGGCCGGCCACTCGGCTGCCACCCTGGGGATGCACACCGGCTCGGTCACGATCCCATTGCCGAGCCTCGGCTCGTGGATCAGCTACGGCCTGGGGACGCTCAACACGAACCTCCCCTCGTTCGTGGTGCTCGCGGCGAAGGAGCCGTACAACGGCTTCCAGGTCTGGGACGCCAACTTCCTGCCCGGCTACCACAAGGGCGTGCGGGTGATTCCCGGCCCCAACCCGCTCCCGGACGTGACGAGCCCCGTGCCGTCGGTCTCGCGACGGGATCTGGAGGCGCGGATGCTCCGCGACCTGAACGAGGCCCACCTCTCCGCCCGAGACGCCGACGGCCTGCTCGCCTCACGGATGACGACCTTCGACACCGCCTACGGCCTGATGCGCGAGGCCCCCGAGGCGTTCGACCTGGGCCGCGAGTCCCGGGCCACGCTCGACCTCTACGGCGCGTCGGCCGACGCCCCCGACTCGTTCGCCGCCCAGTGCCTCACCGCCCGACGGCTCGTCGAGCGCGGCGTCCGGGTCGTCGAGCTGTTCGATGTCGGCTCGAACACCAACTGGGACAGCCACAACAACATCGACGACCACCGCGCCCTGTCGCGGAACATCGACCGGCCGATCGCCGCGCTGATCGCCGACCTCAAGAGTCGGGGGCTGCTCGACGAGACGCTCATCGTCGGCTGCTCGGAGTTCGGGCGAACCCCCTGGCAGGACCTGACGCCGCGCGGCCGCGGCCATCACAGCCGCTGCTTCACCTGCTTCCTCGTCGGCGGCGGCGCGAAGGGGGGCTACAGCCACGGCGTCTCCGACGAGTACGGCGACGGCCCGGCCGAAGACCCCGTCCACGTCCACGACTTCCACGCCACGATCCTCCACCTGATGGGCCTGGACCACACCCGGCTCACCTACCGCTACTCCGGCCGCGACTTCCGCCTGACCGACGTCCACGGCGAGGTCGTGAAGCCCGTGATCGCCTGA
- a CDS encoding PSD1 and planctomycete cytochrome C domain-containing protein yields the protein MNRTLIGSWLSTVLVLGGTALADAPEGASEAFFELRVRPVLADNCVKCHGQAKQSGGLRLDSREAMLSGGDNGPAVAPGDPEGSPLLLAVRHTDDDLKMPPAGPLPRAAQDDLAAWIAAGAPWPAAAASKPIEGQAHWAFEPLRAVAPPEDPTGWASAPIDRLIAAGHRSQGLHPVAKADRRALIRRATFDLIGLPPEPDRVEAFAADDRPDAFARLVDELLASPQYGERWGRDWLDLARYADTAGDNSDYPIPEAHLYRDYVIDAFNADVPYDRFLHEQIAGDVMAAEGPPEEYARRVIATGFLAQAKRFGTIKLEDMHQIIEDTLNTTGQVVLGLSLRCARCHDHKFDPISANEYYALYGFFAGTKYPFAGSEEDHKPSEFAPLVPPDAMKAYEAQFAEKLAELKANLAEAESTGESAAKAGDLALSAAVAEFVAEAAGPADRAATTQAVEAVKAELAQAVQRRDRRVKRLRDDLAKLEKAGPASLAPRAYAVRDGAPTDVKVQIGGDPGKLGELVHRGVPKALDPAGTIDLPPSGSGRLALAHWLTEGRPRSLTARVMVNRIWQQHFGKPIVATPSDFGLRGAAPTHPDLLEWLAADFTASGWSIKAMHRRIMLSETYQLASEHDSENSAIDTGNVGYWRFDRRPLDAEALRDGLLALGGDLRLDRPGAHPFPAEETWAFSAHHQFKALYPSEHRSVYLMVQRLHPHPYLSLFNGPDTSMTTASRDRSTVALQALYLLNSPFVHDQARRFAGRLLADAADAPSRLRLAYLRAFGRPPTSAEESRADEFLASYEQSLAAEGLPPERRGEEAWSGLARALLASNEFLYVD from the coding sequence ATGAATCGGACTCTCATCGGCAGCTGGCTGTCCACGGTCCTGGTCCTGGGCGGGACGGCGCTCGCCGACGCTCCCGAGGGGGCGTCCGAGGCGTTCTTCGAGCTTCGCGTGCGGCCGGTGCTCGCCGACAACTGCGTGAAGTGCCACGGCCAGGCGAAGCAGAGCGGCGGCCTCCGGCTCGATTCCCGCGAGGCGATGCTCTCCGGCGGCGACAACGGGCCGGCCGTCGCGCCGGGGGACCCCGAGGGGAGTCCGCTGCTCCTGGCGGTGCGTCACACCGACGACGACCTCAAGATGCCCCCCGCCGGGCCGCTCCCCCGCGCCGCGCAGGACGACCTGGCCGCCTGGATCGCCGCCGGCGCGCCCTGGCCCGCGGCCGCCGCGTCGAAGCCCATCGAGGGCCAGGCGCACTGGGCCTTCGAGCCGCTCCGCGCCGTCGCTCCTCCCGAAGACCCGACCGGCTGGGCCTCCGCCCCGATCGACCGTTTGATCGCCGCCGGACATCGAAGCCAGGGATTGCACCCGGTCGCGAAGGCCGATCGCCGCGCCCTCATTCGAAGGGCGACGTTCGACCTGATCGGCCTCCCTCCCGAGCCCGACCGCGTCGAGGCCTTCGCGGCCGACGACCGCCCCGACGCCTTCGCGAGGCTGGTCGACGAGCTGCTCGCCTCGCCCCAGTATGGCGAGCGTTGGGGCCGCGACTGGCTCGACCTCGCCCGATACGCCGACACCGCCGGCGACAACTCCGACTACCCGATCCCCGAGGCCCACCTCTACCGCGACTACGTCATCGACGCGTTCAACGCCGACGTCCCCTACGATCGCTTCCTCCACGAGCAGATCGCCGGCGACGTGATGGCCGCCGAGGGTCCGCCCGAAGAGTACGCCCGCCGCGTGATCGCCACCGGGTTCCTCGCCCAGGCGAAGCGGTTCGGCACGATCAAACTCGAAGACATGCACCAGATCATCGAGGACACCCTGAACACGACCGGCCAGGTCGTGCTCGGCCTCTCGCTGCGATGCGCCCGCTGCCACGACCACAAGTTCGACCCGATCTCGGCGAACGAGTATTACGCCCTCTACGGCTTTTTCGCCGGGACGAAGTATCCGTTCGCCGGCTCGGAAGAAGACCACAAGCCGAGCGAGTTCGCCCCCCTGGTCCCGCCCGACGCGATGAAGGCGTACGAGGCGCAATTCGCCGAGAAGCTCGCCGAGCTGAAGGCGAATCTGGCCGAGGCCGAATCGACGGGCGAGTCGGCGGCGAAGGCGGGCGACCTGGCCCTGTCGGCCGCCGTGGCCGAGTTCGTCGCCGAGGCCGCCGGGCCGGCCGATCGGGCCGCGACGACGCAGGCGGTCGAGGCGGTGAAGGCGGAACTGGCCCAGGCCGTCCAGCGCCGCGACCGGCGGGTGAAGCGGCTTCGCGACGACCTTGCGAAGCTGGAGAAGGCCGGGCCCGCGTCCCTCGCCCCGCGAGCCTACGCCGTCCGCGACGGCGCGCCGACCGACGTGAAGGTGCAGATCGGCGGCGACCCCGGCAAGCTCGGCGAGCTGGTCCATCGGGGCGTCCCCAAGGCGCTCGACCCCGCCGGGACGATCGACCTGCCGCCGTCCGGGAGCGGCCGGCTCGCCCTGGCGCACTGGCTGACCGAGGGCCGGCCGCGCAGCCTGACCGCGCGGGTGATGGTCAACCGGATCTGGCAGCAGCACTTCGGCAAGCCGATCGTGGCGACCCCTTCCGACTTCGGCCTCCGAGGCGCGGCGCCGACCCACCCCGACCTGCTTGAGTGGCTGGCGGCCGACTTCACCGCCTCGGGCTGGTCGATCAAGGCGATGCACCGCCGGATCATGCTGTCGGAGACCTATCAACTCGCCTCCGAGCACGACTCGGAGAACTCGGCGATCGACACCGGCAACGTCGGGTACTGGCGGTTCGACCGCCGCCCGCTCGACGCCGAGGCCCTTCGGGACGGCCTGCTCGCCCTGGGGGGCGACCTTCGACTGGATCGCCCGGGCGCGCACCCGTTCCCGGCCGAGGAGACCTGGGCCTTCTCGGCCCACCACCAGTTCAAGGCTCTCTATCCGTCGGAGCACCGGAGCGTCTACCTGATGGTGCAGCGGCTCCACCCGCACCCGTACCTCTCGCTGTTCAACGGTCCCGACACCAGCATGACGACCGCCTCGCGCGACCGCTCCACGGTGGCCTTGCAGGCGCTCTATCTGCTCAACAGCCCATTCGTGCACGACCAGGCCCGGCGGTTCGCGGGTCGGCTGCTCGCCGACGCGGCCGACGCCCCGTCCCGCCTCCGGCTGGCCTACCTCCGGGCGTTCGGCCGACCTCCGACCTCCGCCGAGGAGAGCCGGGCGGACGAGTTCCTGGCGTCCTATGAGCAGAGCCTGGCCGCCGAGGGCCTGCCGCCGGAGCGTCGCGGCGAGGAGGCCTGGTCCGGCCTCGCCCGGGCGCTCCTGGCCTCGAACGAGTTCCTCTACGTCGACTGA